In a genomic window of Methylovirgula sp. 4M-Z18:
- a CDS encoding LacI family DNA-binding transcriptional regulator — protein sequence MAKRPTVTDLAQAAGVSVATVDRVLNGRLPVREATAHRVLEAAKHIGFHAAGLIGQRISHDRPEHRLGFLLLPHQTFYREFAREIETAAAETTQFRALPLIDYVPNLSPDEIVARLNALAKRVRAVALVAPDHPTLTAAVQALQDRQIPVFSLLSDFAAGVRQAYIGLDNRKVGRTAAWMIAKGAKRPGKVALFVGSHRFHGHELREIGFRAFFREQAPDFTVLDTMINLETGQITHEAILALLERHPDLIGCYVAGGGMEGAIRALREASPARDLVTICNELLPESRAALAENLITMVLSVPLPRLCRELIDLMARAVEGDVTAVPGQTFLPFDIFLPENI from the coding sequence ATGGCCAAGCGGCCAACCGTCACCGATCTGGCACAAGCCGCCGGCGTCAGTGTCGCAACTGTCGATCGTGTGCTCAACGGCCGATTGCCGGTCCGCGAAGCAACGGCGCATCGCGTGTTGGAGGCGGCCAAGCATATTGGCTTCCACGCCGCAGGGCTGATTGGCCAACGCATCTCGCATGACCGGCCAGAACATCGGCTGGGGTTCCTGCTTCTGCCGCATCAGACCTTCTATCGGGAGTTTGCCCGGGAGATCGAAACGGCAGCAGCCGAAACGACACAATTCCGGGCGCTGCCGCTCATCGACTACGTCCCGAATCTCTCCCCCGACGAGATCGTCGCCCGCCTCAACGCCCTCGCCAAGCGCGTGCGTGCCGTGGCGCTGGTCGCACCCGACCACCCTACCCTCACAGCTGCGGTGCAGGCGCTTCAGGACCGGCAGATTCCGGTGTTTTCATTGCTGTCCGACTTCGCGGCGGGTGTGCGCCAAGCCTACATCGGTCTCGACAATCGAAAAGTCGGGCGCACCGCTGCGTGGATGATCGCAAAAGGCGCGAAACGCCCTGGCAAGGTTGCACTTTTTGTCGGTAGCCATCGGTTTCATGGCCACGAGTTACGAGAAATCGGCTTTCGCGCCTTCTTCCGCGAGCAGGCGCCGGACTTCACGGTGCTCGACACGATGATCAACCTCGAGACGGGGCAAATCACCCACGAGGCGATTTTGGCTTTATTGGAGCGGCATCCGGATCTCATTGGATGTTACGTGGCTGGAGGCGGTATGGAGGGCGCCATCCGTGCGTTACGTGAGGCCAGTCCGGCCCGCGATCTCGTGACGATCTGCAACGAACTCCTGCCCGAATCGCGCGCGGCGCTCGCCGAAAACCTGATCACCATGGTTCTCTCCGTGCCGTTGCCGCGTCTTTGTCGTGAACTGATTGATCTTATGGCGCGCGCGGTTGAGGGCGACGTCACCGCCGTTCCGGGCCAGACTTTCCTGCCGTTCGATATATTCTTGCCGGAGAATATCTGA
- a CDS encoding fatty acid desaturase family protein: MSATLPAGDYRPTRRDYSLLGHDAKLAVETGLSAAEWYHTDIPRKQMKELMKREDAPAIRDTLIWLTAFAVSAAGGIWFWGTWWCVPFFLAYGVLYGSSTDSRWHECGHGTAFKTQWMNNAVYQVACFMIMRNPVTWRWSHTRHHTDTIIVGRDPEIAVMRPPNLARVILNFFGIVDAWHAMTDMIRNAFGGLSAEEKSFVPEMEQARAVRIARIWTAIYAATIALAIYFHSLLPLMLIGLPRLYGAWHHVMTGLLQHGGLADNVTDHRLNSRTVLMNPVSRFIYWNMNYHVEHHMFPMVPYHALPKLHEMIKHDLPAPTTSILAGYREMIPAFLRQLRHEDYFLRRELPPTAKPYKEEFHAEPSVRAAE; this comes from the coding sequence ATGAGCGCTACGCTTCCTGCGGGCGATTACCGGCCCACGCGCCGCGATTACAGCCTGCTCGGCCACGACGCAAAACTCGCCGTCGAGACCGGTTTGTCCGCGGCCGAATGGTATCACACCGATATCCCGCGCAAGCAGATGAAGGAGCTGATGAAGCGTGAGGACGCGCCTGCGATCCGCGACACCCTGATTTGGCTGACGGCCTTTGCCGTCAGTGCCGCCGGCGGCATCTGGTTTTGGGGCACCTGGTGGTGCGTCCCTTTCTTCCTCGCGTACGGCGTGCTCTATGGCTCTTCCACGGACTCGCGTTGGCACGAATGCGGACACGGCACGGCGTTCAAGACGCAGTGGATGAACAACGCTGTCTATCAGGTCGCTTGCTTCATGATCATGCGAAATCCTGTGACGTGGCGCTGGAGCCATACCCGCCACCACACCGATACGATCATCGTCGGGCGCGACCCTGAGATTGCGGTGATGCGCCCGCCGAACCTGGCTCGGGTGATCCTCAATTTCTTTGGCATTGTCGATGCGTGGCATGCGATGACGGACATGATTCGCAACGCCTTTGGCGGCCTGAGCGCCGAAGAGAAGAGCTTCGTGCCGGAGATGGAGCAGGCGAGGGCGGTGCGCATCGCGCGCATCTGGACGGCCATCTATGCCGCGACGATTGCGCTGGCGATCTATTTCCATTCCCTGTTGCCGCTGATGCTGATCGGCCTTCCCCGGCTATACGGCGCATGGCACCATGTCATGACCGGCTTGCTGCAGCACGGCGGCTTGGCAGATAACGTGACCGACCATCGGCTCAACAGCCGCACGGTGCTGATGAACCCGGTGAGCCGCTTCATCTATTGGAACATGAACTATCATGTTGAGCACCACATGTTTCCGATGGTGCCCTATCACGCGCTGCCCAAGCTGCACGAAATGATCAAGCACGACCTGCCGGCACCGACCACGTCCATCCTGGCCGGCTATCGCGAAATGATCCCGGCCTTTCTGCGGCAGTTGCGGCACGAGGATTATTTTCTGAGACGTGAACTGCCCCCGACGGCAAAGCCCTACAAGGAAGAATTTCACGCTGAGCCGTCCGTGCGGGCTGCCGAATAA
- a CDS encoding MocE family 2Fe-2S type ferredoxin: MSANWIEVCAADEIDEEDVIRFDHAGRTFAVYRSPEDTFHATDGLCTHEQIHLADGLVMDNIIECPKHNGRFNYKTGEAKGAPVCVNLKTYAVKVEGGTVFIALT; the protein is encoded by the coding sequence ATGAGCGCAAATTGGATTGAGGTCTGTGCGGCGGACGAAATCGACGAGGAAGATGTCATCCGCTTCGACCATGCGGGGCGCACCTTCGCGGTTTACCGCAGTCCCGAAGACACGTTTCATGCCACGGACGGGCTCTGCACGCACGAACAGATCCATCTTGCCGACGGGCTTGTGATGGACAACATCATCGAATGCCCGAAGCACAATGGCCGCTTTAACTACAAGACCGGCGAGGCCAAGGGCGCGCCCGTCTGCGTGAACCTCAAAACCTATGCCGTCAAGGTTGAAGGCGGCACGGTTTTCATCGCTCTGACGTGA
- a CDS encoding NAD(P)/FAD-dependent oxidoreductase, with protein sequence MANFVIVGAGECGARAAFALRDKGFDGSITLIGSEAVLPYERPPLSKEALVGGTAPKFVADPQRYVDARIDVLSGRTVTAIDRSARRVILSDGTSLPYDKLLLSTGARARPLPGTSTDGERIVTLRSHDDACAIRARLIEGEHVAILGGGFIGLELAASARKLGAKVILLEGLPRILSRGVPAEIAAIVAERHAAEGVEIRCGAKVAGIEERPDEVRITLDDGRVVSTALLVVGIGATPNTELAQAAGLATDNGIAVDALLRTSDPDIFAAGDCTSFPLALYGGRRVRLESWRNAQEQGVLAATNMLGGSEPAAAVPWFWSDQYDLTLQIAGLADGAATIVRRDTGEGAFILFHLDAEGRLIAASGIGPGNAIARDIRLAEMLIAARAHPNPADLASPETKLKKLLAA encoded by the coding sequence ATGGCGAATTTCGTCATTGTCGGTGCGGGCGAGTGCGGCGCGCGTGCGGCCTTCGCGTTGCGCGACAAGGGCTTCGACGGTTCGATCACGCTGATTGGAAGCGAGGCAGTTCTCCCCTATGAGCGCCCGCCGCTTTCCAAGGAGGCGCTGGTTGGTGGCACCGCACCGAAATTCGTGGCCGATCCGCAACGCTATGTAGACGCGCGCATCGACGTTCTTTCTGGCCGGACGGTGACGGCCATCGACCGGTCCGCAAGGCGCGTCATCCTGTCCGACGGCACTTCACTTCCCTATGACAAGCTGTTGCTGTCGACCGGCGCGCGGGCGCGCCCGTTGCCAGGCACATCAACGGACGGCGAACGTATCGTGACCTTACGCAGCCATGACGATGCTTGCGCCATCCGCGCGCGGCTCATCGAAGGCGAGCATGTCGCCATCCTCGGCGGGGGCTTCATCGGTCTCGAGCTTGCGGCAAGCGCTAGAAAGCTCGGTGCGAAGGTGATCCTGCTCGAAGGCCTGCCGCGCATTCTCTCGCGCGGCGTTCCGGCCGAAATCGCCGCCATCGTCGCCGAGCGCCACGCCGCGGAAGGCGTCGAGATTCGGTGCGGCGCGAAGGTGGCCGGCATAGAGGAGCGTCCCGACGAGGTCCGCATCACGCTGGACGACGGCCGCGTGGTGTCAACCGCTCTGCTTGTCGTCGGTATCGGCGCGACGCCGAACACCGAATTGGCGCAGGCCGCCGGCCTGGCGACAGACAACGGCATCGCTGTCGATGCGCTGTTGCGGACGTCGGACCCGGATATTTTCGCGGCAGGCGACTGCACGTCCTTTCCGCTCGCGCTTTATGGCGGGCGCAGGGTTCGTCTCGAATCCTGGCGCAACGCGCAGGAGCAGGGCGTTCTCGCGGCGACGAACATGCTTGGCGGATCGGAACCGGCTGCCGCCGTGCCCTGGTTCTGGTCGGACCAGTACGACCTCACCCTGCAGATCGCGGGACTTGCCGACGGCGCCGCGACGATCGTGCGCCGCGATACGGGTGAGGGGGCCTTCATCCTCTTCCATCTCGATGCCGAAGGCCGCTTGATCGCGGCGAGCGGTATCGGACCGGGTAATGCGATTGCCCGCGACATTCGCCTGGCCGAAATGCTGATTGCCGCACGTGCCCATCCCAATCCCGCCGACCTCGCCTCGCCCGAGACAAAACTCAAGAAACTGCTCGCCGCCTGA
- a CDS encoding 3-methyl-2-oxobutanoate hydroxymethyltransferase, translating to MKGKRQLTMLRVVTLEEAAAAEQAGIDLVSVPPALLGAAFREAAPTVFAFPGLEYGDFITADDYLRGAFQAMRAGGDAVYCAAGLSTVRRLREEGIPVCGHVGLIPSKATWTGGFKAVGKTAESALEIWRQVKALEEAGAFAAEIEVVPGEVAAAISAKTSLVMLSMGAGTGCDAQYLFAEDVLGQNRNHYPRHAKVYRNFAAEYDRLQQERIAAFREYAEDVRSGAYPEQAHMVGIEPSQLKEFLQHVAKQ from the coding sequence ATGAAGGGCAAGCGCCAGCTCACGATGTTGCGTGTTGTCACGTTGGAGGAGGCGGCCGCCGCCGAACAGGCCGGCATCGACCTCGTCTCTGTGCCGCCAGCGTTGCTTGGGGCCGCGTTCCGAGAGGCGGCGCCGACAGTCTTCGCCTTTCCTGGCCTCGAATACGGCGATTTCATCACGGCGGACGATTATCTGCGCGGCGCCTTTCAAGCGATGCGGGCGGGCGGCGACGCGGTCTATTGCGCCGCGGGCCTGTCGACCGTGCGGCGCTTGCGCGAAGAGGGCATTCCAGTCTGCGGCCATGTCGGCCTCATCCCCTCCAAGGCAACATGGACGGGTGGCTTCAAGGCCGTCGGCAAGACGGCGGAAAGCGCCTTGGAGATCTGGCGTCAGGTCAAGGCACTGGAAGAGGCCGGCGCCTTTGCCGCAGAAATCGAGGTAGTGCCCGGCGAGGTTGCTGCCGCAATCAGTGCAAAGACCTCGCTCGTCATGCTGTCGATGGGCGCTGGAACGGGCTGTGATGCGCAGTATCTCTTCGCCGAGGATGTGCTTGGCCAAAACCGCAACCATTATCCGCGCCATGCCAAGGTTTATCGCAACTTCGCCGCCGAATACGACCGGCTGCAGCAGGAACGGATCGCCGCTTTCCGCGAATATGCCGAGGACGTGCGGTCCGGCGCCTATCCAGAACAGGCGCATATGGTCGGTATCGAGCCGTCGCAGCTCAAAGAGTTCCTGCAACATGTCGCGAAACAATGA
- the purU gene encoding formyltetrahydrofolate deformylase: MKSFVLTVTCKSTRGIVAAITGYLAEKGCNITDSSQFDDLETGLFFMRLSFNSEEGVGLEELESGFAPIAKRFDMNVRFHDSEHRMKVLLMVSRFGHCLNDLLYRWKIGALPINIVGVVSNHFDYQKVVVNHDIPFHHIPVTKANKPQAEARLLEVVEGSGADLIVLARYMQVLSDAVCKKMSGRIINIHHSFLPSFKGANPYKQAFERGVKLIGATAHYVTADLDEGPIIEQDVARITHAQSADDYVTVGRDVESQVLARAVHAHIHHRTFMNGNRTIVFPASPGSYKSERLG, encoded by the coding sequence ATGAAAAGCTTTGTATTGACCGTGACCTGCAAATCGACCCGCGGCATCGTCGCGGCGATCACCGGATATCTTGCTGAAAAAGGGTGCAACATCACCGACAGCTCCCAGTTCGACGATCTCGAGACGGGGCTGTTTTTCATGCGGCTCAGTTTCAACAGCGAGGAAGGCGTCGGGCTTGAAGAACTCGAATCGGGCTTTGCTCCGATCGCCAAGCGCTTCGACATGAACGTCCGATTCCATGACAGCGAGCATCGGATGAAGGTGCTGCTCATGGTGTCGCGCTTCGGCCATTGCCTCAACGATCTGCTCTATCGCTGGAAGATCGGTGCATTGCCGATCAACATCGTCGGCGTTGTCTCCAACCACTTCGATTATCAGAAGGTGGTCGTCAACCACGACATTCCCTTCCATCATATTCCGGTCACCAAAGCCAACAAGCCGCAGGCCGAGGCCCGTCTACTGGAGGTGGTTGAGGGCAGCGGCGCCGATTTGATCGTCCTTGCCCGCTATATGCAGGTCCTGTCCGATGCCGTCTGCAAAAAAATGTCAGGCCGCATCATCAATATCCACCATTCGTTCCTCCCCTCGTTCAAGGGCGCCAATCCCTACAAGCAAGCGTTCGAGCGCGGGGTGAAGCTGATTGGCGCAACCGCGCATTACGTGACGGCGGATCTCGACGAAGGGCCGATCATCGAGCAGGATGTCGCGCGGATTACCCATGCGCAGAGCGCGGACGATTACGTGACCGTGGGGCGCGATGTCGAAAGCCAGGTCCTGGCGCGGGCCGTCCACGCCCACATCCACCACCGCACATTCATGAACGGAAATCGAACGATCGTCTTTCCGGCCAGTCCCGGCTCCTACAAGTCCGAGCGGCTGGGCTGA
- the folD gene encoding bifunctional methylenetetrahydrofolate dehydrogenase/methenyltetrahydrofolate cyclohydrolase FolD — protein MAAISIDGRLVAGTVIDTVKSAAGTLELDAGFKPGLAVIIVGNDPASHAYVGAKSRMAKECGFESVQHTLPEATSQDELMRLVEDLNQDEKIHGILVQLPLPKHLRADPIIQSIRPEKDVDGLHVVNAGKVATGDLDGGLISCTPAGAMVFVRRAHGDDLSGLNAVVMGRSNLFGKPMSALLLAANATVTTAHSRTKDLPAICRNADILVAAVGRPEMVKADWVKPGATIIDVGVNRIPAPERGEGKSRLVGDVAFGECARVAGVITPVPGGVGPMTIAMLMANTVIAAYRKSGRSAPNL, from the coding sequence ATGGCCGCTATCTCGATCGACGGGCGCCTCGTCGCCGGCACGGTGATCGATACCGTGAAGTCTGCTGCCGGTACCCTGGAGCTGGACGCCGGCTTCAAGCCCGGTCTTGCCGTCATTATCGTCGGCAACGATCCTGCGAGCCACGCCTATGTCGGCGCGAAAAGTCGAATGGCGAAGGAGTGCGGTTTCGAGTCTGTGCAGCACACGCTGCCCGAGGCGACCTCGCAGGACGAGTTGATGCGGCTCGTCGAGGATCTGAATCAAGATGAGAAGATTCACGGCATTCTCGTGCAACTGCCCCTGCCGAAACATCTGCGTGCGGATCCGATCATTCAATCGATCCGGCCCGAAAAGGACGTCGACGGATTGCACGTCGTCAACGCCGGTAAGGTGGCGACCGGCGATCTCGACGGCGGCCTGATTTCCTGTACGCCCGCCGGCGCCATGGTCTTCGTGCGCCGCGCCCATGGCGACGATCTCTCCGGGTTGAACGCTGTCGTGATGGGCCGCTCGAATCTTTTCGGCAAGCCGATGTCGGCGCTGCTGCTCGCGGCCAATGCGACCGTCACGACCGCGCATTCGCGGACGAAAGACCTGCCCGCCATTTGCCGCAATGCGGATATTCTGGTCGCCGCGGTTGGCCGGCCGGAGATGGTGAAAGCCGACTGGGTGAAACCGGGCGCCACAATCATCGACGTCGGCGTCAACCGCATTCCGGCGCCGGAACGCGGTGAGGGGAAATCGCGCCTCGTCGGTGACGTCGCCTTTGGCGAATGCGCGCGCGTGGCCGGTGTCATCACCCCTGTGCCGGGCGGTGTAGGGCCCATGACGATCGCCATGCTGATGGCCAACACGGTGATCGCGGCCTATCGCAAAAGCGGTCGCAGCGCGCCGAACCTGTGA
- a CDS encoding TIM barrel protein, translated as MTAQLKFALNHMTAPRLDCRAFLDLAASLNCVGVELRNDLADKNLTTAPFFDGEAPAMIGAYAREKGLRLLGLSEAYGFNAWSESMRDKVQLLINQAAEAGAESISLIPRNDAPVYAGDEREEALRRALRNIIPMLDKAKLIALIEPLGFVTSSLRHKADAVASIKAVGGEAHFKLVHDTFHHHIAGDRDFFPEFTGIVHVSGVIDPDLAPEDMQDRHRILVDDRDRLDNLGQIRALLDAGYEGAFSYEAFSADVHALTAPAMPLRQSMEFIAAT; from the coding sequence ATGACCGCCCAACTGAAATTCGCGCTGAACCATATGACTGCGCCGCGGCTTGACTGCCGCGCGTTCCTCGACCTAGCGGCGTCTCTGAATTGTGTCGGCGTCGAGCTTCGCAATGATTTGGCGGACAAGAATCTGACCACTGCGCCGTTCTTCGACGGCGAGGCGCCGGCGATGATCGGCGCGTATGCGCGCGAGAAAGGGCTGCGCCTGCTGGGCCTGTCAGAAGCCTATGGATTCAATGCGTGGTCGGAGAGCATGCGCGACAAGGTCCAACTGCTCATCAACCAGGCAGCGGAAGCGGGTGCGGAGTCGATTAGCCTCATTCCGCGCAACGACGCGCCGGTCTATGCCGGGGACGAGCGCGAAGAAGCGTTGCGTCGGGCTTTGAGGAATATCATCCCCATGCTCGACAAGGCAAAACTGATAGCCCTGATCGAGCCGCTGGGATTCGTCACCTCGTCGCTGCGCCACAAGGCTGACGCTGTCGCCAGCATCAAGGCTGTGGGCGGCGAAGCGCACTTCAAACTTGTGCACGACACCTTCCATCATCACATCGCCGGCGACCGAGACTTCTTTCCCGAGTTCACGGGCATCGTCCACGTTTCCGGGGTCATCGACCCGGATCTGGCGCCCGAAGACATGCAGGACCGGCACCGTATTCTGGTCGATGATCGCGACCGGCTCGACAATCTGGGACAGATACGCGCCTTGCTGGATGCGGGCTACGAGGGGGCATTCTCCTACGAAGCATTTTCCGCCGACGTGCATGCTCTTACCGCCCCCGCCATGCCGCTCAGACAGAGCATGGAGTTCATAGCCGCGACCTAA
- a CDS encoding ATP-binding protein, whose product MTVAIEMGQTTAGAPAALDLEELLATRLLVQGNSGSGKSHLLRRLLEQSAPWVQQAILDPEGDFVTLADRFGHLVIDAEDHTERSLQVAGERTRIHRVSTVLNLEGLDAENQMRRAAAFLGGLFDAPRDHWYPMLVVVDEAQLFAPAVAGEVSDEARKLSLGAMTNLMCRGRKRGLAGVIATQRLAKLAKNVAAEASNFLMGRTFLDIDMARAADLLGMERRQADAFRDLERGQFMALGPALSRRPLGLRIGPTDTGPRNATPRLTPLPESTLEDARAVILAAPLPETPRTPRRPSPDLLSQLMAAKSATQEIRPEPAEQPPSEQELAARHERLDRILRSILAEPDAGFRTIGVLYQEFVVRCRIEGLGSTVPDLSEFRRMLAHARAGLDSAMASDDAWQDVSLRASILPEDMQGVFMMVARAAKEGWPCPSDAAIARAYGTHSLRRARRLLSYMEEQGLLVCQLDGAGRRIVTLVQLAWATAPGDPNADDQMVEEACGGPSL is encoded by the coding sequence ATGACCGTTGCGATCGAGATGGGACAGACGACGGCAGGCGCCCCAGCGGCTCTCGACCTCGAAGAACTGTTGGCGACCCGCCTGCTCGTGCAGGGCAATTCGGGCTCGGGCAAATCCCATCTGCTGCGCCGACTGTTGGAACAGAGCGCTCCTTGGGTGCAGCAGGCCATTCTCGACCCCGAAGGTGATTTCGTGACTCTGGCCGACCGCTTCGGCCACCTTGTGATCGACGCCGAGGACCATACGGAGCGGAGCCTCCAGGTCGCGGGCGAGCGCACCCGCATCCATCGCGTCTCTACGGTGCTTAACCTTGAAGGGCTCGACGCCGAGAATCAAATGCGCCGCGCCGCGGCCTTCCTCGGCGGGCTTTTCGACGCCCCTCGCGACCATTGGTACCCGATGCTGGTGGTGGTCGATGAGGCGCAGCTCTTTGCCCCAGCCGTCGCCGGCGAGGTTTCGGACGAGGCGCGCAAACTTTCTCTCGGGGCGATGACAAACCTGATGTGCCGTGGCCGCAAACGCGGACTTGCCGGGGTCATCGCAACCCAGCGCCTGGCGAAACTCGCCAAGAATGTCGCGGCGGAGGCGTCCAATTTCCTGATGGGACGAACCTTCCTTGATATCGACATGGCGCGCGCGGCCGATCTTCTCGGTATGGAGCGGCGCCAGGCCGACGCCTTCCGCGACCTGGAGCGGGGGCAATTCATGGCGCTCGGCCCTGCCCTTTCCCGCCGCCCGCTTGGGCTGCGCATCGGCCCGACCGATACAGGGCCGCGCAATGCGACGCCACGGCTTACGCCGCTGCCCGAATCGACCCTGGAGGACGCGCGCGCCGTTATTCTGGCGGCCCCACTACCGGAGACGCCCCGCACCCCGCGCCGGCCCTCGCCCGACCTTCTCAGCCAGCTCATGGCGGCCAAATCGGCAACGCAGGAAATCCGCCCGGAGCCGGCGGAGCAGCCGCCCAGCGAGCAGGAACTGGCGGCACGGCATGAGCGGCTGGACCGAATCCTGCGCAGCATCCTGGCAGAACCGGATGCAGGATTCCGGACCATCGGCGTGCTGTATCAGGAGTTCGTCGTCCGCTGTCGTATCGAAGGGCTCGGGTCGACCGTGCCGGACCTCAGCGAATTTCGCCGCATGCTGGCTCACGCCCGCGCCGGGCTCGACTCCGCCATGGCCTCGGATGACGCGTGGCAGGACGTCTCGCTCCGCGCCAGCATCCTGCCCGAGGATATGCAGGGTGTGTTCATGATGGTCGCACGCGCGGCCAAGGAGGGGTGGCCTTGCCCGAGCGACGCGGCAATTGCCCGCGCCTACGGCACGCATTCGCTACGCCGTGCGCGGCGCCTGCTCAGCTATATGGAAGAACAAGGCCTTCTCGTTTGCCAACTCGACGGCGCCGGCCGACGCATCGTGACGCTTGTCCAACTCGCCTGGGCAACGGCACCAGGCGACCCCAACGCGGACGATCAAATGGTCGAGGAAGCCTGTGGCGGCCCCTCTCTGTGA
- a CDS encoding Lcl C-terminal domain-containing protein, translated as MKIISGIVLSVLLAIIPYQFVLADCSPPPITGFVLKGSLAIDPKNKLVWNRCPLGMRWSKEDRCSGEPSYLSHDEAIKQAKVYGQGWRLPSGPEMEKLWFHSCKGPKIDTRVFPATTTSDHGEGANFWTASQAMPNMFYYFDFSNRVIDMHSPGFGLSVLIVRDLSHGEGVKK; from the coding sequence ATGAAGATTATCTCCGGTATAGTGCTGAGTGTTCTCCTCGCGATAATCCCGTATCAATTTGTTCTTGCAGATTGCAGCCCGCCGCCAATTACCGGATTTGTGCTTAAAGGTTCACTCGCAATCGATCCAAAAAATAAATTGGTCTGGAATCGCTGCCCTCTTGGTATGAGATGGAGCAAGGAAGATCGGTGTAGCGGCGAACCAAGTTACCTCAGCCATGATGAGGCTATCAAGCAGGCAAAGGTATATGGGCAAGGATGGCGACTTCCATCTGGCCCAGAGATGGAAAAACTTTGGTTTCATTCCTGTAAGGGGCCGAAAATCGACACGAGAGTATTTCCGGCCACCACAACGTCTGATCATGGTGAGGGGGCAAATTTCTGGACGGCCAGCCAAGCCATGCCCAATATGTTTTACTACTTCGACTTCAGTAATCGGGTGATCGACATGCACAGCCCAGGCTTTGGTTTATCGGTTCTCATCGTCAGGGATTTGTCCCACGGCGAAGGGGTCAAAAAATAG